The region CGGAGGCCCTGATGGCGGAAATGGAGGAAGAGGCGGACATGTGCTTTTTATGGCAGACAGTGAGCTAAATACCCTTCTTGATTTAAGATACCAGCAAAGTTATAAGGCAAAAAACGGCATGCACGGAAAAGGCAAAAACATGACGGGTAAAGACGGAGACGACCTTATAATTCATGTGCCTGTTGGAACCATTATAAAAGATGCTGCAACAGATGATGTGCTATTGGACCTCGATGAGGAAGGCAAACAGGAACTTATTGCAAAAGGAGGTAGAGGCGGATTAGGAAATGCCCATTTCAAGGGCCCTGTAAGGCAGGCACCAAGGTTTGCCCAGCCAGGTGAGCAGGGTGAGGAAAAAGACCTTATAGTGGAGCTTAAACTCCTTGCCGATGTCGGGCTCATAGGACTGCCTAATTCAGGGAAATCCACATTAATCTCTGTAATCTCTTCTGCAAGACCAAAGATAGCTGATTATCCGTTTACAACCCTTACGCCAAACTTAGGTGTTGTAAAGCTCAAGGACATGAGGAGCTTCGTTGTTGCAGACATACCCGGTCTTATAAGTGGTGCTCATAAAGGAGCTGGGTTGGGTTTTCAGTTCCTAAGACATGTAGAGAGAACATCTGTATTGGTTCATCTCGTGGATGTCTCATCCATGTCGGAGGCTGACCCTGTGAGTAGCCTCGAGACAGTGGAAAAAGAGCTTTCCCTTTTTAGCCCTATGCTCGTGAAAAAACCACTTGTTGTTATAGGCACAAAGATAGATATCGTGGATAAGAAAAAACTTGACAGGCTTTCAAAATACTGTAAGACTAAAAGAATTGATTTCTTCCCTATATCGGCAGTTAAAGGAGAAGGCGTAAAAGAACTTATCTTATACCTTGCAGGAAAGGTCTTAAAATGACAATAGTCATAAAGATTGGCAGTAATATCATAGCAGACGAAAAAGGACTCGCTGAAAAAGAGATGCAGGCAATCGTAGCGGATATATCCTCTGTCTCTGATATGGGACATGATGTAGTAGTTGTCTCTTCAGGAGCAGTTGCCGCAGGCATGAGGAAATTAGGGCTTAAGAGAAAGCCAATGGACATAAAGCTCAAGCAGGCATCTGCGGCAATAGGACAGTCCTCGCTCATGTGGGCATATGAAAGATGCTTCAATGCTCATGGCAAAAAGGTTGCACAGGTTCTTCTTACCCGTGATGACATATCAGACAGAAAAAGATATATGAATTCGAGGAACACCCTTCTGACCCTGATTTCCTATGGAGTCATACCTGTGATTAACGAAAACGACACAGTTGCAATAGATGAGATTAGGTTTGGCGACAATGACCAGCTTGCGGCAATGGTAGCCTCGCTTGTTTCAGCAGAAAGGCTGATTATACTTTCCGATGTCGAGGGGCTTTACTCAGAAGACCCTAAGAAAAACCCAAGGGCAGAGCTTATAAAAACCGTGAATGAGATTACCGCTCACATGCTAAAGACTGCTAAGGGAGAGGGTGCACTCGGCACAGGCGGAATGCTCTCGAAACTCCTTGCCGCAGATAAGGCAGTTGGCTCAGGGATAACAGTAAACATCATAAACGGAAAAAAGCACGGGCTCCTTCAGAGCCTTCTTAATGGACATTCTCATGGAACGGAATTCTCCTCGAGAAAAGGAAGGCTTTCAGCTAAAAAAGGCTGGATAGCATTTGGCATAAAGCCAAAGGGCTCGATTGTCATAGATGAGGGTGCAAAGAAGGCACTCATCAGTCTCGGCAGAAGCCTTCTTCCATCTGGAATCATAAAGACCGAGGGAAGTTTTGAGGCAGGAGATGCTGTTTATTGTCTTGATTCAGGAGGAGTGCGAATTGCAAAGGGCTTGACTAATTACTCCTCAGAGGAAATCGAAAAGATAAAAGGTAAAAAGACCTCTGACATAGAGAAGGCTCTTGGGTTTAAATACTCCGATGAGATTATTCATAGAGACAATATGGTGATACTACTTAGGGCATCGGGTAATTAGCCCTCTATTTTTACACGAAGCTCTTTTAGCTGTTTTTCATCCACTACATTTGGTGCACCACTTAAGAGGCAGACCGACTTCTGTGTCTTTGGAAATGCAATCACATCCCTTATCGAGTCTGCACCAGCCATAATCATTAGAAGCCTGTCAAGACCTAATGCGATGCCTCCGTGCGGAGGCGCTCCAAAGTCAAGTGCATCTAACAAAAAGCCGAATTTCACCCGTGCCTCATCCTCTCCTATTCCCAAAAGCTCAAACATCTTTCTCTGTATGTCTCTTCTATGGATTCTTATACTTCCGCCTCCTATCTCATAGCCATTAAGAACAATGTCATATGACTTTGCAGAAAGTCTTAAAAGCCCATCCTTATCGTTTATATCCTCTTTCAGCATCATTTCCATGTCCTCATCGGTTGGCGATGTAAATGGATGATGCATTGCAGTGAGCCTTCCTTCTTCTTCATCCCACTCAAAAAGCGGATAATCCGTGACCCAGAGAAATTTGTAGCCTGTGCTAATGAGATTAAGTCTTTTGCCTAATTCGAGCCGAAGTCTGCTTAAGACATCATGGACAACCCTCTCTTTGTCAGCCACAAAGAGCATGAGGTCTCCGGGCTCAGCCTCAAGCCTCTGAGACATTTCTTTCAGCACTTCTTCTGGAAAGAATTTTACGATGGGAGAATCAAACTTCCCATTAGGCTCTATGACCTTTATCCATGCAATGCCCTTTGCACCAAAAGTCTTTGCCTCATCTATGAGGGTGTCTAAGTCTTTTCTCGACAATCCTGCCATACCTTTTCCATTTATAGCCTTAACCCTTTCTCCTTGACCGAGTGCATCTAAGAAGACCTTAAAAGAGCCCTTCCCTACAAGGTCTGCCATATCCTTAAGAGGCATGCCAAATCTTATATCAGGCTTATCGTTTCCAAACCTCTCCATGGAGTCCTTGTAAGTTAATCTCGGAAACGGAACCGAAAGCTCAGTATCGAGCACCTCCTTAAAGACATATTTCATCATGCCCTCTATTATGCCGATTATGTTTTCCCTGTCTATGAATGAGCTTTCTATGTCTACCTGTGTGAATTCAGGCTGTCTGTCTGCCCGTAGGTCTTCGTCCCTGAAGCACTTTACTATCTGGAAATATTTCTCAAATCCAGATACCATAAGAATCTGCTTAAAAAGCTGTGGGGACTGTGGAAGTGCATAGAAATGTCCGGGATTAAGCCTGCTTGGAACAAGATAGTCCCTTGCACCTTCAGGAGTGCTTTTTGTAAGCATTGGGGTCTCTATCTCTAAGAATCCGCATTTATCGAGATAATCCCTTATAGTTTTAACTGCACGATGTCTTAAAATCAGGTTTTTCTGCATCTCGGGTCTTCTAAGGTCAAGGTACCTGTATTTATACCTTAAGGCTTCTCCTACTTCTTCCTCAAGTCCAAATGGAAGAGGCAGGGACTCGTTAAGCACTTTGAGAGAGTCTGCATAAAGCTCAACCATGCCTGTTGGTAGCATGAGGTTCTCTGTGCCTTCGGGTCTTTTTTTGATGGTGCCCTTTACAGAGATGACATACTCTGCCCTTAAGCTGTGTGCAAGCTTATGTAGTTGTTCTGAGACCTCAGGGTTAAAAACAACCTGGATGATACCTGACCTGTCCCTTAAATCGATGAATATCAATCCGCCATGGTCACGCCTTCTGAATACCCAGCCAGAGACAGTAAGGCTCTGCCCTATATCGGATTGTCTTATTTCGCCACAGCCTTTATCTCTGAGCATCATACCTCCATAGAAATGTTATTTCTGAAAAAATCAGAAAGCCAATTATTTTACCATAATGCCTAATGGTTTAATGCCCTTGTTGTTTCTTTTCAAAATCGTTGCCATCTCCTTTTTTTATAGGTTCAAGTTGAATTCCCTAAGTGCTTGAATTATCTTCATTTTGATCGTTTGAGTGTTCAATCTTTTTCATTTTGTTCAAGTTGCAGTCTTTTTCATCAGACTCTATGAGCCTTGCCTTATCCATGAGAATTGCAGAGGCAATAACCTTATCTTTTAAAGAAGCATATATGAGGTTTAGCCATATATCAGGTTTAGCTCACTTATCCTGCTTAGGATATGGTCTGAAAGAAGCCAGTATTTCATGGCTGCCCTTTTTTTAATCTCATCTATAAAAGGGCTTAAATTTTCAGTTGGCTCTTTTACGATGTTATGCAAACTTCCTATACTTATCTCAAGCGTAGAGGCTATTTCCCTGTAGGGCTTACCCTCAGCCAGTAAAATCCTTGCACTTAGTCTTTTTTCCTCTGTGATTTTTTTATTCATAAGTCTTACCTCCAACTATGGTTTTATAAGCTATAATCTATTAAAACTATAGTTAGTAGTATAAGGCATGGTTTTTGATTTGTCAAGCCCTTTTTTGCCTTTCCCCTCTATTAAGAGGGGTCAGGGGTGTGTAATCCCCTCTCCCCTTGCGGGAGAGGGCGAGGGTGAGGGGTGATTGGACTTTTCTGTTCACCCTCCCCCAACCCCTCCCCTCAAGGGAGGGGATTTTTAGAGAGGTCATTCTGAATTCGTTTCAGAATCTCAGCTTCCTTATTTCTGTCTTACTAACCCTTGCAATAATCCTTATTTCTGTCTTACTAACCCTTGCAATAAGTCATTGAAAAGAAATATTATTTAGGGGAATAAATATGGCTATTTTGTTATAATTCGCAGGTATGAAAAACCACAGCTCAATCTTTATGAGAAACCTCCAAAGAGGTATAGAAAAAGGCTATATCTCTTTGTCTTCTGACAATTCCAAGATTACCTACCATTGCCATAGGGACTATACAACGAGTTTTAAGAAGCCAGAGGAAAAAGTAAGGGCATCATATTTTGCCGAGCTTATATTGGATTACGGTTATCCAAATAAAAGAATTGATATAGAGGTTATTGTTCCAAGAAGAAAACCAGAGGACAGAGCAGATATTGTTGTTTATGAAGATGACGAGCTAAAAAAACCTTACTTAGTTGTTGAGTGCAAGAAAGATGGCATTACCGATGCTGAATTTAAGCAGGCTATTGAGCAGGCTTTTGGAAATGCAAATAGTTTAAGGGCAAAATTTGCTTCTGTAATAGCCGGAATAACTAAGACAACCTTTGACATCGCAGGATTTAAGCCAAGTGAAAGAGAAAAGAATGTTATATCAGATATTCCTATAAAATATGGCAAAACCCCAAAATATAGAAATGAAGTAAATAGAGATTTTTTATTCTATGTTTTAAGGACAACCCTATGTTTAAACCAAATGCTTCAAAGAAGTAGTGGCGGTAATTATCCAGCCATAACTCCAGAAGATCTTAAAAAAATTAAAGTTCCTCTCCCTCCTCTTGAAATCCAAAACAAAATCGCAGAGGAAGTTAAAAGACGAATATCTGAGGCTGAAAAGCTAAAGGCAGAAGCAAATAAAATTATAGAGTCAGCCAAAAAGCAGGTTGAAGAAATGATACTAAGCAGTTAATTAAAAGGTAGGAGGTCTCTATGCCATTACCAGTCTTAATAAGAACACTTATTGAAAAGAAAGTTGGTGAATTCTGCAAAAAGGGAGTTCCGCCACATGTGCTTGATCAAGTAAATCTTTCTTATAAAATAAGAGGCAATAGTGTGACTATTTTTGAAAACAGGGCCCCGTGGCATAGGGACATGGAAAAGTGGACTTCTATGGCAATAGCTCAGCTTAGATATGATGAAAAGACACAAAAATGGGCTCTTTACTGTGCTGATAGGAATGATAGATGGCATGAATATTACGATATAAAACCAACAAAAGATATAGATAAAATTTTAACTGAAATAGATGAAGATCCTACAGGGATTTTCTGGGGATAAAAATAAGAGCAGGCAAACTTATCAGGGCAGCTGTATACTGCTATGCTATAATTACACAAAACAGGTAACCATGCCAAAAAACATTAAACACAGCAACCACCTTCTGCTAAAGATTGAGCTACTGAAAGCTCACGGCCTTGAGCTTTCCAAAGAAAAGATTGACGATATCATAAGATTTTCTGATAAAATAGAAAAAGGCCATAAGGGCAGGCTTATTGCCCAGAAAAGGCTTGATGATGAACATGTCCTAAGAGTTGTATACGAGGAACATGAAGATAAGATTTTGGTGATAACAGTTTATCCGGGAAGGAAAATAAGATATGAGAAAGATTAGATATAGCAGGGATGTGGATGCCCTTATGGTGGAGCTTTCGGATAAGCCTATTGATTACGCAGAAGAAGAAGGGCAGGTTATAGTGCATTTCTCACATGATGGCGAGCCTGTGCTTATTGAGATTCTTGATGCAAAGGAATTTATTCTCAGCACCCTTTCAAGTGTTATAATGGAGACAATTGAAAAATTCGTTGAAGGCAAAGAGTTTAAGGGCTGATTTATTTGCATCCCGTAACCCTTTTTATCTCTTCCTCACTAAGGTATCTTATCTCACCTGTCCTCATCCCCCCTAATCTCAGATTTCCAATGCTTATTCTTTTGAGCTTTAGCACAGGATGTCCTACCCTTTCGAGCATCCTTTTTATCTGTCTTTTCCTTCCCTCGTGGATTGTGACTTCGAGCCATGAGTTCTGCTCGGTTACACTGATTTTTCTTACCCTCGCAGGTGCTGTGAGTATGCCCTCAAGTTTGATGCCTGCTCTGAGTTTTTTGATATCTGCATCTTCTATTATGCCTTTTACCTTGACCATATATGTCTTTGGAATTTCCTTTGATGGGTGAAGAAGGCTGTGGCTAAAATCTCCATCGTTTGTAATGATAAGAAGCCCTTCTGAGTCATAGTCAAGCCTTCCAACAGGATAAACCCTTTCCTTTATAGCCTTTAAAAAGTCCTTTACAGTTGGTCTTCCTTCGGGATCATAAAGGGATGTAACAACACCCTTTGGCTTGTTCATCATGAGATACAGTTTTTTTTCAGGCCTTCCGAGGAGCTTTCCGTTAACCTTTATGTGGTCAAAGAAAGGGTCTGCCTTGGTGCCTAATGTGGCAGGCTTTCCATTGACAGTAACCCTGCCTTCGGCTATAAGCTCCTCTGCCTTTCTTCTTGAGGCAATCCCCCTTTCGGAAAGTATCTTCTGAAGCCTCATCTGCATAGTGATAAATGATAACATACAAAGGCAGGAAGTATTAAAGCAGGCTCGAGCCCATAAAGATTCCTGAATACATGCCTGAAGGGAGAGTCTCCTATTTCTTACCGGTCACCTTTTGCAATGCCGCACTTAGCTCTGCAATAGCATAAGGCTTGCTTAGGACGCCTTTAAAGCCAAATTCCCTAAATGAGCTGACAACCGGGTCTTCCGAGTAACCGCTTGACACAATGGCAGTGATATTCGGGTCTATTTCAATAAGCCTTTTTATTGCCTCCTTGCCTCCCATGCCACCTGTAATAATTAAATCTATAATAACTGCATCAAACGGCACTCCTGAGTCTTTGGCTGTAGTATATAAGGCGAGCATCTCATCGCCATCTCTTGCGCATTCTGCCTCAAAACCACACTGCTCAAGCATCTTGCTTACAACTGTCCTTATAATCTCCTCATCGTCCATGGGCATCCTTGAAATATATACAATCAGGAATTACCTGAATGAGGGCTTGAAATTGAGGAGAAAGAGAAACAGCATCTTTTAAGGGCTCAAGCTTATTGGAAGGCTTTTTGTCCATTTGTTAATGAAATTTAATATGAAGTTTCAGAATTAGTCAAGTCCCTATATCCTAATTTGGGATATTCTAAATTAGGATATATTATTTATTATCACAAACATATGGGCAAAAGCATTTATTCAAAAGAATACGAGTCGATTCTCAAGCAGTTGAAAAAGGCTCGCAT is a window of Nitrospirota bacterium DNA encoding:
- the obgE gene encoding GTPase ObgE; its protein translation is MQFIDYVKISVKAGNGGRGCVSFRREKYVPRGGPDGGNGGRGGHVLFMADSELNTLLDLRYQQSYKAKNGMHGKGKNMTGKDGDDLIIHVPVGTIIKDAATDDVLLDLDEEGKQELIAKGGRGGLGNAHFKGPVRQAPRFAQPGEQGEEKDLIVELKLLADVGLIGLPNSGKSTLISVISSARPKIADYPFTTLTPNLGVVKLKDMRSFVVADIPGLISGAHKGAGLGFQFLRHVERTSVLVHLVDVSSMSEADPVSSLETVEKELSLFSPMLVKKPLVVIGTKIDIVDKKKLDRLSKYCKTKRIDFFPISAVKGEGVKELILYLAGKVLK
- the proB gene encoding glutamate 5-kinase, with translation MTIVIKIGSNIIADEKGLAEKEMQAIVADISSVSDMGHDVVVVSSGAVAAGMRKLGLKRKPMDIKLKQASAAIGQSSLMWAYERCFNAHGKKVAQVLLTRDDISDRKRYMNSRNTLLTLISYGVIPVINENDTVAIDEIRFGDNDQLAAMVASLVSAERLIILSDVEGLYSEDPKKNPRAELIKTVNEITAHMLKTAKGEGALGTGGMLSKLLAADKAVGSGITVNIINGKKHGLLQSLLNGHSHGTEFSSRKGRLSAKKGWIAFGIKPKGSIVIDEGAKKALISLGRSLLPSGIIKTEGSFEAGDAVYCLDSGGVRIAKGLTNYSSEEIEKIKGKKTSDIEKALGFKYSDEIIHRDNMVILLRASGN
- the aspS gene encoding aspartate--tRNA ligase translates to MLRDKGCGEIRQSDIGQSLTVSGWVFRRRDHGGLIFIDLRDRSGIIQVVFNPEVSEQLHKLAHSLRAEYVISVKGTIKKRPEGTENLMLPTGMVELYADSLKVLNESLPLPFGLEEEVGEALRYKYRYLDLRRPEMQKNLILRHRAVKTIRDYLDKCGFLEIETPMLTKSTPEGARDYLVPSRLNPGHFYALPQSPQLFKQILMVSGFEKYFQIVKCFRDEDLRADRQPEFTQVDIESSFIDRENIIGIIEGMMKYVFKEVLDTELSVPFPRLTYKDSMERFGNDKPDIRFGMPLKDMADLVGKGSFKVFLDALGQGERVKAINGKGMAGLSRKDLDTLIDEAKTFGAKGIAWIKVIEPNGKFDSPIVKFFPEEVLKEMSQRLEAEPGDLMLFVADKERVVHDVLSRLRLELGKRLNLISTGYKFLWVTDYPLFEWDEEEGRLTAMHHPFTSPTDEDMEMMLKEDINDKDGLLRLSAKSYDIVLNGYEIGGGSIRIHRRDIQRKMFELLGIGEDEARVKFGFLLDALDFGAPPHGGIALGLDRLLMIMAGADSIRDVIAFPKTQKSVCLLSGAPNVVDEKQLKELRVKIEG
- a CDS encoding type I restriction enzyme HsdR N-terminal domain-containing protein, whose amino-acid sequence is MKNHSSIFMRNLQRGIEKGYISLSSDNSKITYHCHRDYTTSFKKPEEKVRASYFAELILDYGYPNKRIDIEVIVPRRKPEDRADIVVYEDDELKKPYLVVECKKDGITDAEFKQAIEQAFGNANSLRAKFASVIAGITKTTFDIAGFKPSEREKNVISDIPIKYGKTPKYRNEVNRDFLFYVLRTTLCLNQMLQRSSGGNYPAITPEDLKKIKVPLPPLEIQNKIAEEVKRRISEAEKLKAEANKIIESAKKQVEEMILSS
- a CDS encoding DUF3024 domain-containing protein: MPLPVLIRTLIEKKVGEFCKKGVPPHVLDQVNLSYKIRGNSVTIFENRAPWHRDMEKWTSMAIAQLRYDEKTQKWALYCADRNDRWHEYYDIKPTKDIDKILTEIDEDPTGIFWG
- a CDS encoding DUF4258 domain-containing protein; this translates as MPKNIKHSNHLLLKIELLKAHGLELSKEKIDDIIRFSDKIEKGHKGRLIAQKRLDDEHVLRVVYEEHEDKILVITVYPGRKIRYEKD
- a CDS encoding DUF2283 domain-containing protein codes for the protein MRKIRYSRDVDALMVELSDKPIDYAEEEGQVIVHFSHDGEPVLIEILDAKEFILSTLSSVIMETIEKFVEGKEFKG
- a CDS encoding rRNA pseudouridine synthase, which translates into the protein MQMRLQKILSERGIASRRKAEELIAEGRVTVNGKPATLGTKADPFFDHIKVNGKLLGRPEKKLYLMMNKPKGVVTSLYDPEGRPTVKDFLKAIKERVYPVGRLDYDSEGLLIITNDGDFSHSLLHPSKEIPKTYMVKVKGIIEDADIKKLRAGIKLEGILTAPARVRKISVTEQNSWLEVTIHEGRKRQIKRMLERVGHPVLKLKRISIGNLRLGGMRTGEIRYLSEEEIKRVTGCK
- a CDS encoding response regulator, whose amino-acid sequence is MPMDDEEIIRTVVSKMLEQCGFEAECARDGDEMLALYTTAKDSGVPFDAVIIDLIITGGMGGKEAIKRLIEIDPNITAIVSSGYSEDPVVSSFREFGFKGVLSKPYAIAELSAALQKVTGKK